Sequence from the Argentina anserina chromosome 7, drPotAnse1.1, whole genome shotgun sequence genome:
TCAACTCCTTGGATATATCAACAGTTGACTTATTAGGATCGGCACGAAGCTTGTCAAGCATAAGTGATTTTATTATCTATGATCCCATCATGCTACTCTTCTGAAGGCGTACAACACCACGACACTTGTGCTCATTGACCAACTTCgtaatacaaaaaaaattgttgtgcttgcataaatataaagaaaaaaattgatagtGTGACAATAGGTGTTAAAAAAGTGTGACAGGTGGTGTGAAAGCAGAtctgacagtaggtgtgacaaagtgtgacaggaggtgtgacaggcGGTGTGACAGTCCGTGTGACAGGCGGTGTGACAGAAGGTGTGACGGATGGTATGAATACTGGAGTAACATAAAAGTGAGACAACATATGTGACATGAGGTGTGATAAGTAGTTTGACAATAGGTGATTGACATGGGGTGTGAcaatgtgataggtagtgtgactatCACACTGAATGAAAATGCACAAATAGTAATAAAAATCAACAACAGTAGTACCTGCAAGGATGCCTTCACAAGCCAGTCACAACTATCTGACAACTTCTTGCTACAACAAGCTACAACAGTTTGCTTGCTGTTCCTCACCCAATCAATTTCAAAGCCCAACTCAACCGCATACATGCGAGTTTTAATCGAAAATCATCCACCCCACCCTCAAAAATTTGATCAacaaaacgaataagtgtacCCCATTATTGAGTTTGATATGTCTTCAGATCCTCCCGCTTATAGCAACCCAAAAACTGGTTCTCTTCGAAGAAAACACTACTATTGTCACTAATATTATTACTTACGATACTTTTTGACCCGGAAACACCCATATCAACATAAAGAATATCAATATCTACAAAATCTTAGGCATGACGTGCCATCATTCGAAACATCATCTTCATATCAATATCATTTTCCAACTGATATTCAATAATATCAAGATGAACTCTAAAATGCAGTTTCAAGttcattttattgagatttagAAATCTACCTCTCACTCGCTCACAAATATCGAAAAAGCTGCAGTTATCTGAAAATGAAATCGTTGCTCCTTTGCCACAATATGAAAGCTTTCCTGTATAAACAAAATGCATTGTGACCTGCAAAAAAGTAAAACATGTAATGTGACACGAGGGGTGACAAGACAGGAAGTGTGACACGAGGTGTGACAGGTTGTGTGACAGAACGTGTGACAGGCGGTGTGACAACAGGTGTGACAGAAGGTGTGACAGCATGTGTAACCAACATACATACAATGGAAATGCACAattcaaaatcacaaaaaccTCGTGATATAACTCAAAAAATCTTAAATATGAAAGTCATAGATCAACCTAAACCAGTACATTGAAGCATTCATGAAGAAAAGATCTGCAAAACCAAAACGAGTAACAACAAcagcaaaaatcaaatcaatttgcaagaaagaaaaatcataacCAAAATGTAGTAGCAAGCtcgaattggaattgaaatacaaaaacaaaatgctTGATCAGAACGCGAAAATGAAACGAAGGAAGCACAACTAACAACAtgaataagaattgaattgaaacaaattaGTTCTCAGAAAACCTCCCGAAACTAACCTGAATTGACAGCGGTGGTGACGGCGAAGCTTGCAGGAGAGCAACCGAACTTGGAGGAAGCTAGAAAATGTCAAAATGAAAGAGAGTGACGACGGTGAGAGCGAAGCCTGCAGGAGAGTAACCAAACTGTCAGAATGAACGAGCGAAATGACGGTGGCGACGGCGACGACGGCGGGGAGGCTAAGCTGGTATAGTCAGCGGACGAGAGGATCAAAGGCGTGGGAGGTTTTCTGAATTCAGAAAAGGAAGCTTCAGTGTTTTTCTTGTCTGTGAAATTCGATTACACTGATagttagagagagaaaggtaCAACGGTTatataaatatgaaaaaactgactattttataatttctcCAAATTTTGttaactattttataattttaatataaaataGCTGACCCTTTTATAATTAGGATATTAGTGATTATGTTTTTCTAATTGATAATGAGAGATGtcacttttttctaattttccctctttttttttttcattttttcatatatatttttaatttttatatatattttaaatatatatgatgaatttcaagtctaactAATCCTTCTTAAatgcctatttttattattaggtgttgttcgtgtactttaattgtcacaaaatcaagtatttattttctttagtttacttagtaccgttttttagtttatttggtttatattgaagtataattttataaattttattaaaaataagcaaatccgatgaaaccgatatatatcgatatatcgttttaccactcgaccgatacgataccgataatcgatatttagaccattgggtTTAACGTAAAGCAATATCAAATGATCAAATATGAATACAACTACAGTATTgatcaaatataaatatagcGTAAATTAAACTTCTATCTAAATCCTGTATCTGCCAAGAGATGTGCAAATGCAACCAGATTGGCTCCCCTCCCTGTATGTGCAAATCAGCAAATGCTCATATTTGGTAGTAGTTTAACACCTCCACCGTCATCATACATAATTTCTTCCCAGTCATTAAGTTTTCCTTTGTAGCCCAACTTGAAACTTGACATTGCACCAAGCTTGAGTCTCTGTTAATTTCCAGAACAACAGGCATCATCATCAAGATCCAGGGCAGCTTGGCAAGCGAAGACTTCCGCACGCTCAACAGTCAGCAAAGAGTTGATTAAGTTCCAGACGAATCCCGGATAACAAAATACAGACTATCCTTTTTAAGTTAAACTCGCCTTTCATTTCTTGACAAAAACCAAAACTCAAGTTACTGACAATAAATCTTGAGCTTTGTATGAAATAAATACAGTCAAGATAAAAAGAAACAATCGTGGTGTCCTCTAAGTAGTTGTATCTTCAATTGTCTACGTATATATGTGCTGTGCTATGCCTATTTGGTGCTCGGCATAGAGAAGCAGAAGCAACCGTGGGGATGCTTCGAGTAGTCAACCGCCTCCAACATGGTAACAACTTCCTCCATTTCTGGTCTTTTGCTTGGTTCTGCGTCCCAACATCTTTTCATAACTTTGGCCAAGGATCTTGGACAGCCTTTAGGTATTTCTGGTCTTAACTTTTTGTATACAATAGCCGAAGTTAGTTGACTCAATTCTGAGATTGAATAGTCAGAGTAGGGCATTTGGCAGCAGTAAATCTCCCATAAGCAAATCCCAAAGCTATAAACGTCACATTTCTTGTCCTATGGTTTAGACTCCAACACCTCAGGGGCCATGTATGCAGGTGTACCGGTGTTGCCTGTCATCTCACACAAATTTGAAGCCTGAAGACGAGCAACACCGAAATCTGCTATCTTTACTACCCGATTTTTATCAAGAAGTAAATTTTCTGTTTTCACATCCCTGTGAACGATGTTCTTTGAGTGCAAATAACTCAATCCTCTTGCAACATCCATTGCTAGTTGCAAGACATCCTCCATACGCAGCTTCCTTTGGCGAATGAGGTAAGAGTTGAGAGTACCTctagcaagatactcagttatcACACAAGCACAATTACTACTCAACTCCTTGTTATCAATTTGTAACTTGAGCTTTGAAGTCATCATCTTTGTGGCTCCAATGCACTTGGTGATATTGCAATGATCAAGCTTAAACCAAACAGAAACCTCACCCTGAAAATCTCTTTGCAAAGCTCGAGTTCTTTCTCCCTCTTTTCCCCAATCTAACACTTTGACTGCAACTGGGTTGCCATCGTAAACACCTTTGTGAACATGACCAAAGGTGCCATGAGCAAAGGGTTCTTTATGAATAACCAGTTTTTCAGGATCTATTTCCCACTCTTGAATCTCCCGTATTTCCGTGGCTCCAACTTTGTGATTTCCTGCgtatcattcttcttcttcttttccatCTCATGTACTTTATCAAGATACTTCTGCAGCTGATCGTCCAAAACCTTCTTGTCAATCTTGTTTTTCGCCGGACCAGACTCTTCTCTTATTTCTTCCATCTCTACTTTCTTTATTCAAGGTTTCACTTTTTCGAAATTCCTTTCAAATGGCTATGACTCTATATATATGGAGTATCAGTTCACGAGCATGAAAagggaaaccctaatctgctGGGATACGTAAAGCtagaaatacatatatagttgGCGAAGGTAAATAATCCCAATTAGAATGGTATTGTTCTTCCATCGTAAGTGTAATTATGGCTTTACGGGCGCTCTTGCTCACTAGTCGTGATGTGACCAATGTCAGTTTCGAATCAATCGTTCTTCCTGACGGCTTCCAATGCCCTTTTCTTTGACAGTTTAGGTTTCCGTTGTATTGATGAATCTTTGTGGCCTTGTCTCTTTAATCTATAACTGGTAGAGAGTAAAAGTATCAGTCATACGAATACAGTAATACTCAACCAAGATAAGACGGCATGTGTTTAGTTCAGAAACAATGACGTTCAGTTCCGAAAGCTCTGCTCATTTTGTCAGTCATATGTTAGTTTATTGCTAGTATGTATGATGCAAAATTGTACACCAATTAGTGACTGAAACTAGAGACTGACAAACAGAGAGAAAATTAGATAATTAACTACTTCCATTAGAAGAATCAGCTAGTGACATAATTTTGCTACCAACACAAATACATGAAACAGTGAAATAGAACTTGTAAGTGCATACAGTATTAACCTACATTCGTAATCAAGAATGAAGTAATCATATAGATGAGAATCTGAGAATCTAACTATCTGATTCAATATCCATGCCTTCCACAGAGTTGCTCATTTTGAAATTAACCACAGCCTTGTCAAAAGTGTTGCTCACATGTTGGCACATCACCATGAGATCCTGGCATGCATCTTTGAATACATCTTTTGCTGGATCACCTGTAACTTGAATGAAATGACCCGGTTTAGACTTTAGACTAAAAATCAGAATTGCATTTCCTAATAATATGATGAGAAGCACATGAACATCTGCTGTAGGGATTGTGAATTGGCCAGGACAAGTTAAAGTTACATAACTGATTGGCCTGGAAGAAAAGGCCACAAGACATAATCTAAGTAGTAATCAACCACCAAACATAGCACTCTTTTGATGCCTTACATTTAGTAATGCAAAAGATTTAGGAATGGTTAAGGAAAAACTAATCGGTCAATGTAGGCATATATGTGCTCTATCTAAATGTCTAATTCCTCTTAATATCGATAAATATAGAtgggaattttttttcttttctttcctaaaACAAACTGCTCAGGTCTTCTGTGATCTAAATTGCAGCATACTAAATTGTTCGAATACAAAAATAATAGAACCATATTCAAGTAAGTAGCTCTTCTGTGATCAAACTCTCTTAAAATTTGCAAACTCACACATTGGCTCTTCTTCACATATACACGAGTACACAACAGGTGCCTTTTGGACATACAACCAACTGAATAGAAACTAAAGTTGGCTGATAATTAACGTAAGAATATAACTGGGGAATCTAGTATATctatcatctctctctctctcttaaaaATAGGGAACACTACAACcagaaacaatcacaaaagtctATGACAGAACAAAATACTTGTATTTGATATCTggtatacatatacatatattgcTCTAGGCaaaaaattatacaaatataCACACCTGTAGTCTGGATTCTAACATTAACTCGGTTATCTGATGGATGAGGAATGCTGTACCCACAGAAACTTGTCCTTGGACTGCAAGATGAGATCAAATTAAAGCTTCTTAGTTTACCCTTAAGCACATCATGTAGTTCACCTCTAAGTACAACTACCATTACTTTTACGGTTTTACCACACCATCATTCCCAAGCACGAAAAGTAAGATTAATTAGTTCACCACAGTAACGTTAATGACGACTATCAATTTATGATTCATGCTTCAACATTATACCAGGTGAAAACGTGAGGCGAAGTTACAAAACAGAGTTAGGAAGCACTTACTCCTGATTCAGAGTATATCTGATAGCATTCGCGAATGTATGATCCTCATCAATCAAAGAGAATGTGGACTGAGAGGGATCAGAAAGGGATCCAAGTTCCATTTCTATACAAAACCTTTGTCCTgccaaagaaacaagaaattaCAATTACTATATCAAACTATAAAACGATAATCAACATCTGGGATTCTACATTAAGATCAAATTATGAGTTCCCGTATGCATTGACCTCTACTCAACCCAGAAAACACATTCCTTATTCCTAATAAAAAATACAAGACCGAACCTAATACTGGAACTAGCGGGACGAGAATCAACATAACCCATCTCTATATACTAAAACAATACTGAAAATTTGAACGAAGAACACGATATACGTCATTCCCAGTCAGAAATAGCATACCCAAGATATCTAGGAAACTTGAAAGTCTTAAAGATTAAACAAAGAGATAACAAGACATACCCAAGAGTTAAAAAGAAGAGTTGAGAAGAGTGAGTAGAGTAAGCAGAGATTATCAAAGAGGAGGAACTGAAGAAAGAGTTGCCGCAGAGATGTCCACTGACGGCGCTCTGTTGTTTTGGAcaagaggaagggaagatatTGTTTTAGAAAGTCCAATATACCCTCGTGTGTTCCAGAACACATGATGACATTAAGGGCAGAAACGGCATAGTGCATCAACTCCCTGGGTTTTCTTCCTTAATAACACTATTCCATTGTAGCAGTGATTTCATGTGAGCATGCTacatttaattgtttgaagCAAAGTGGAACATATTATAATGAATGAACTTATATGAACGTCCTACATGTTCAAAGTATTACTGTGACGTATTGACAATATAATGACAACAAGTTAAAATTTAATAGTTAAAGTTGATGTCAATCTGGTTAAGTATCAAAACTCTGAGCATATAAAAACTTTTGAACTTATTGAGATTTGTTAGTTCAATTCAATCAATTGTGTATGAAAGCAGATCGCTATTTCGTGAGAATCCATACAAAGTAGTATGCGATACTCTTCTTGTCTTGGTCCGGAGGATGTTGAATGCGCACAAGCAACAACAACTAGCAATGGTGCTAAATGGAGATAGATACCCTTAGTTTTGGGTCTATTCCCTTTGGTT
This genomic interval carries:
- the LOC126803295 gene encoding uncharacterized protein LOC126803295 isoform X2 — encoded protein: MELGSLSDPSQSTFSLIDEDHTFANAIRYTLNQDPRTSFCGYSIPHPSDNRVNVRIQTTGDPAKDVFKDACQDLMVMCQHVSNTFDKAVVNFKMSNSVEGMDIESDS
- the LOC126803295 gene encoding uncharacterized protein LOC126803295 isoform X1, which codes for MELGSLSDPSQSTFSLIDEDHTFANAIRYTLNQDPRTSFCGYSIPHPSDNRVNVRIQTTVTGDPAKDVFKDACQDLMVMCQHVSNTFDKAVVNFKMSNSVEGMDIESDS